A DNA window from Thiopseudomonas alkaliphila contains the following coding sequences:
- a CDS encoding Hsp20/alpha crystallin family protein has translation MSMFPTRNRLFDELLDNLGGYYIKPLHGEALPQSIKVDIEEINDTYHIQAELPGVKKEDIHVDIDGAVVSIKAEIMQKNATGEDSRRLRSERYYGSVSRRFELPTEIDLEQAQAEYNDGVLHLVLPKRKPAENSRKLTIK, from the coding sequence ATGAGTATGTTTCCTACACGTAACCGTCTATTTGATGAACTGCTAGATAACTTAGGCGGTTATTATATTAAGCCCTTACATGGCGAAGCTTTACCCCAAAGCATTAAAGTTGATATTGAAGAAATTAACGATACTTATCATATTCAGGCCGAACTACCTGGCGTAAAAAAAGAAGATATCCACGTAGATATTGATGGCGCGGTAGTCAGCATTAAAGCAGAAATCATGCAAAAAAATGCTACCGGCGAAGACAGTCGACGCTTACGCAGCGAGCGCTATTACGGTAGCGTGTCACGGCGCTTTGAATTACCGACTGAAATTGACCTAGAACAGGCGCAGGCAGAATATAACGATGGGGTATTACACTTAGTCTTACCAAAACGTAAACCCGCTGAAAATAGCCGCAAACTTACTATCAAGTAA
- a CDS encoding TonB-dependent receptor, which translates to MQRPSPTSLTLLAVSISLSTHALAADPVLQLPTTVVSASPLASSPNAMTSAAEVLTTEDLLLQRKATLGETIEQLPGVRGSSFGAGASRPVIRGMDGARVKVLSNGVSSLDASTLSPDHAVTLEPMLSQQIEVLKGPATLLYGGGAIGGVVNVLDSKIPEYLPENGHAVDLEWQANNVAKSNTAAAGATLGMGPFALRVEGLKRNANAYRLAGHEDGSRAKKQTGSYNDTDSASLGLSWITDTGYTGIAYSRQANTYGLLAHEHGHCHTHGQGSSLHWHCGSHGHGHGHGHGHDEHDEHGVPYIDMVQKRWDLRSDYEQPFAGIEQLRFRASHSDYQHDEIEGHEVSTAFDSRAWDSRLELTHEPLWGWKGVFGGQLSRRNFKASGEEAYVPKTLTKNHALFLLEEYQWQNWRYELGLRHEWQSIDAKSQQPDRSHQGTSFSLGSVWQFHPDYNAAISWSRSQRLPVAEELYAFGPHAASRTVEIGNPKLNKETSHNIELSVKKINGPLTFNLTAYQNRINDYIHGADTGERPGSGYRVLEYRQQDAVFRGLEGQARYQLARGLAVSVQGDHVRGKLRNKQGNLARIPADRFGIKVEQQFADNIQASAELFRVQQQNRLADFESKTSGYNLLGAGISYQGALNAQSDYQLYLRGDNLLNVKAREHTSFIKDRVQLPGRNLTVGVKVTL; encoded by the coding sequence ATGCAACGCCCTTCTCCTACTTCTTTAACCCTGTTAGCGGTGAGTATTAGCTTATCAACTCACGCGCTAGCGGCTGATCCTGTGCTGCAATTGCCCACCACCGTAGTTAGCGCCAGTCCCCTAGCCAGCTCACCTAATGCTATGACCAGCGCTGCTGAAGTCTTAACCACAGAAGATTTATTACTGCAACGTAAAGCCACCTTAGGTGAAACCATTGAGCAACTGCCAGGAGTTCGCGGCAGTTCCTTTGGTGCAGGCGCTAGTCGCCCGGTGATTCGTGGTATGGATGGCGCCCGGGTAAAAGTCTTATCCAACGGTGTGAGCAGTCTCGATGCTTCAACGTTAAGCCCTGATCATGCAGTCACTTTAGAGCCTATGCTCAGCCAACAGATTGAAGTACTCAAAGGACCAGCCACCTTACTTTATGGCGGTGGTGCTATTGGCGGCGTAGTCAACGTGCTCGACAGTAAAATTCCTGAGTATTTACCAGAAAATGGTCACGCCGTTGATCTGGAGTGGCAAGCCAACAACGTAGCCAAAAGTAATACCGCCGCGGCTGGTGCCACCTTAGGCATGGGGCCTTTTGCGCTACGTGTCGAAGGGTTAAAGCGCAATGCCAATGCTTATCGCCTAGCCGGTCATGAAGATGGCAGCCGCGCTAAAAAACAAACCGGCTCTTACAACGATACCGACAGCGCCAGCCTTGGCTTAAGCTGGATCACCGATACAGGCTACACCGGCATCGCCTACAGTCGCCAAGCCAACACCTACGGTTTACTGGCACATGAGCACGGGCATTGCCATACCCATGGCCAAGGCAGCAGTTTGCACTGGCACTGTGGCTCTCACGGACACGGACACGGACACGGACACGGACACGACGAACATGATGAGCACGGCGTGCCTTATATTGATATGGTGCAAAAACGCTGGGATTTACGTTCAGACTACGAACAGCCCTTTGCTGGGATTGAACAATTACGCTTTCGCGCTAGCCATAGCGATTATCAACATGATGAAATTGAAGGCCACGAAGTCAGTACAGCCTTCGATAGCCGTGCCTGGGATAGCCGCTTAGAACTCACGCACGAACCACTGTGGGGTTGGAAAGGGGTATTTGGTGGACAGTTAAGCCGGCGTAACTTTAAAGCCAGCGGCGAAGAGGCTTATGTACCCAAAACATTAACCAAGAACCACGCCCTGTTTTTACTCGAAGAGTACCAATGGCAAAACTGGCGCTACGAGCTAGGCCTGCGCCATGAATGGCAATCGATTGATGCCAAAAGTCAGCAACCTGATCGCAGCCATCAAGGCACTTCGTTCTCTTTAGGCAGCGTTTGGCAGTTTCACCCTGACTACAATGCCGCTATTTCTTGGTCACGCTCACAGCGCTTACCAGTGGCTGAAGAACTCTATGCCTTTGGCCCTCACGCCGCTAGCCGTACCGTCGAAATTGGCAACCCTAAACTGAACAAAGAAACTTCACATAATATCGAGCTTTCCGTGAAAAAAATTAACGGCCCGCTAACTTTCAATTTAACCGCCTATCAAAATCGCATTAACGACTATATCCATGGTGCCGATACTGGCGAGCGTCCAGGATCTGGCTATCGCGTCCTCGAGTATCGTCAACAAGATGCTGTCTTTCGTGGTTTAGAAGGTCAAGCTCGTTATCAATTAGCCCGTGGCTTAGCGGTCTCGGTCCAAGGTGATCATGTGCGCGGCAAGCTGCGTAATAAACAAGGTAATCTCGCACGGATTCCAGCCGATCGCTTCGGGATCAAGGTTGAGCAACAATTTGCCGATAACATTCAAGCCTCTGCAGAGCTATTTCGCGTACAGCAACAAAACCGCTTAGCCGATTTTGAAAGCAAAACCTCGGGCTATAACTTATTAGGTGCCGGTATTAGCTATCAAGGAGCACTCAATGCACAAAGCGACTATCAGCTGTATTTACGCGGTGATAACTTGCTTAATGTTAAAGCCCGCGAACATACGTCATTCATCAAAGACCGCGTGCAATTACCCGGTCGTAATCTAACCGTAGGAGTTAAAGTTACCCTTTAA
- a CDS encoding sulfate adenylyltransferase subunit 1: protein MTTQDLNWLNSQQTDVLRFITAGSVDDGKSTLIGRLLFDTKGVFIDQLAAINRSKYKRTEQDQPDLALLTDGLEAEREQGITIDVAYRYFATPKRKFIVADAPGHEQYTRNMITGASTAQAAIILIDASKIKHGQLLTQTRRHSVIAQLLGIEHIIVAVNKMDLVNWDQQVFVQIQQAYQELAQQVGIEQFHIIPVAALTGDNISTASAHTPWYNGPTLLHLLETLPTNTQPLAANAKLYVQWVIRHNGQAQDAFRGYAGQLLEGQLKVGDSISVWPSQVQATIKQLYRSGQAVSEVQAGDAITLELQENIDISRGDLITQAEVQVPLERKLEADICWLDTTPVNLARTYWLKQGTRLTQTKLTQIHHVRDIATLEPNQDKATLEMNDIARISLLARDPLIHVPYQQQKAIGAFILIDPSSNQTVAAGMLQ, encoded by the coding sequence ATGACTACACAGGATTTAAACTGGCTCAACAGCCAACAAACCGATGTACTGCGCTTTATTACTGCAGGCTCAGTGGATGATGGCAAATCTACCCTGATTGGTCGCCTATTGTTTGATACCAAAGGTGTTTTTATTGATCAACTGGCGGCGATTAATCGCTCCAAATATAAGCGCACCGAGCAGGATCAACCCGACCTAGCCCTATTAACCGATGGCTTAGAAGCAGAGCGGGAGCAAGGCATTACCATTGATGTGGCCTATCGCTACTTTGCCACCCCCAAACGCAAATTTATTGTTGCTGATGCCCCAGGCCATGAGCAGTACACCCGCAATATGATCACCGGTGCCTCGACTGCGCAAGCAGCGATTATTTTAATTGATGCCAGTAAGATCAAACATGGCCAATTGCTTACCCAAACCCGCCGTCACTCAGTGATTGCACAGTTGCTGGGTATCGAGCACATTATCGTCGCAGTCAATAAAATGGATTTAGTTAACTGGGATCAACAGGTGTTTGTGCAAATTCAACAGGCCTATCAGGAACTGGCGCAGCAAGTGGGCATTGAGCAGTTTCATATCATTCCGGTCGCAGCCTTAACTGGCGATAACATTAGCACTGCCAGCGCCCACACCCCATGGTATAACGGTCCGACTTTGTTGCATCTATTAGAAACCTTACCTACCAATACGCAACCGCTTGCGGCCAATGCTAAGCTCTACGTGCAGTGGGTGATTCGGCATAATGGCCAAGCCCAAGATGCCTTCCGTGGTTATGCCGGCCAATTATTAGAAGGCCAGCTTAAAGTAGGCGACAGCATTAGCGTCTGGCCTAGCCAAGTGCAAGCCACCATTAAACAACTGTATCGCTCAGGCCAAGCTGTGAGCGAGGTGCAGGCTGGCGATGCGATTACTTTAGAGCTGCAAGAAAATATTGATATTTCGCGGGGTGATTTAATTACCCAGGCTGAAGTTCAGGTGCCGTTAGAGCGCAAGCTAGAGGCAGATATTTGCTGGCTTGATACGACCCCAGTGAATCTCGCTCGCACCTATTGGCTAAAACAAGGTACCCGCCTAACCCAAACTAAACTGACACAAATTCACCATGTGCGAGATATCGCAACCCTAGAACCTAATCAAGACAAAGCCACTCTGGAGATGAATGACATTGCCCGCATTAGCTTACTCGCCCGCGATCCCCTCATTCATGTGCCTTATCAACAACAAAAAGCCATTGGTGCTTTTATTTTGATTGATCCTTCTTCTAATCAAACCGTGGCTGCAGGCATGCTGCAATAA
- the cysD gene encoding sulfate adenylyltransferase subunit CysD, translating to MSTVANSHLDWLEAEAIYVLREIAAECQRPVLLFSGGKDSAVLLKLAEKAFRPGKFPFPLMHIDTGHNYPEVIEFRDQYVAQLGEQLIVRSVEDSIARGTVTLHHANASRNGAQAVTLLEAIEEFGFDACIGGARRDEEKARAKERFVSFRDAFGQWDPKNQRPELWHLFNTRIHPGENLRAFPISNWTEMDVWQYIEREQIALPPIYYSHKREVVRRDGLLVPNTALTPPKEGEIIEVVDVRFRTVGDISCTCPVESLASNPLEIIQETAIATLTERGATRMDDQSSEASMEHRKRQGYF from the coding sequence ATGAGCACAGTTGCAAACTCCCATCTAGATTGGCTAGAAGCAGAAGCCATCTATGTGTTGCGTGAAATTGCGGCAGAATGCCAACGCCCCGTTTTATTATTCTCTGGTGGCAAGGATTCAGCCGTACTGCTTAAACTGGCCGAAAAAGCTTTTCGTCCAGGTAAATTTCCTTTTCCTTTGATGCATATTGATACCGGCCATAACTATCCTGAGGTCATCGAGTTTCGTGATCAATACGTCGCCCAGCTCGGTGAACAATTAATTGTCCGTTCAGTTGAAGACTCGATCGCGCGGGGAACCGTCACCCTGCACCACGCCAATGCTTCGCGCAACGGCGCGCAAGCGGTGACTTTGCTGGAGGCCATCGAGGAATTTGGCTTTGACGCCTGCATTGGTGGCGCCCGCCGTGATGAAGAAAAAGCAAGGGCCAAAGAGCGCTTTGTCTCGTTTCGTGATGCCTTTGGCCAGTGGGATCCTAAAAATCAGCGTCCCGAGCTCTGGCACCTGTTTAATACCCGAATCCATCCAGGCGAAAACCTGCGGGCGTTCCCGATTTCTAACTGGACTGAAATGGATGTCTGGCAATACATCGAACGTGAGCAAATTGCTCTGCCACCGATTTATTACAGCCACAAACGTGAGGTGGTGCGCCGCGACGGCTTATTGGTGCCCAATACCGCGCTCACCCCGCCTAAAGAAGGCGAAATAATCGAAGTAGTGGATGTGCGTTTTCGCACCGTGGGCGATATTTCCTGCACCTGCCCTGTTGAGTCGTTAGCCAGTAATCCTCTGGAAATTATTCAAGAAACCGCCATTGCCACCTTAACCGAGCGAGGCGCCACACGGATGGATGATCAAAGCTCGGAAGCCTCCATGGAACACCGTAAACGTCAGGGGTATTTCTAA
- a CDS encoding phosphoadenylyl-sulfate reductase gives MMTQIIPTQSTDSYPARWAQLLDDLHQIAQHSPTTAFANSLGAEDMVLQHALSMLKQTNPELSITSFVIDTGRLHSATLQLIDTIEQRYGTSLMVLHPDPEQVEAHVKTHGAFAFYESLALRKACCTIRKVAPLQAFLPQFSAWITGQRKDQAVTRAHLDFQEQDEVFGLIKFNPLRDWSFADIWTAIRHQQIPYNPLHDQGYPSIGCEPCTRAIKPDEDLRAGRWWWEQRDTVECGLHATNLEHSQH, from the coding sequence ATGATGACGCAGATAATTCCTACTCAGTCGACTGATAGCTATCCCGCCCGTTGGGCGCAGCTGCTAGATGACTTACACCAGATTGCGCAGCACTCGCCGACTACTGCTTTTGCTAATTCTTTAGGCGCTGAAGATATGGTGTTACAGCATGCCTTAAGCATGCTTAAACAAACTAATCCTGAGCTCAGCATTACCAGCTTTGTGATCGATACGGGTCGTTTACATAGTGCTACTTTGCAGTTAATTGACACCATTGAGCAACGCTACGGCACCTCACTGATGGTTTTACATCCTGATCCCGAGCAGGTTGAAGCACATGTAAAAACCCATGGCGCTTTTGCTTTCTATGAGAGTTTAGCGCTGCGTAAAGCCTGCTGCACGATTCGCAAGGTTGCGCCCTTACAAGCATTTTTACCGCAGTTTTCGGCCTGGATTACTGGGCAGCGTAAAGACCAAGCCGTAACCCGCGCTCACTTGGATTTTCAAGAGCAGGATGAGGTGTTTGGCTTAATTAAATTTAATCCGCTACGTGATTGGTCGTTTGCCGATATCTGGACTGCGATTCGCCACCAGCAAATCCCCTACAACCCTCTGCATGATCAGGGTTACCCATCGATTGGCTGCGAACCCTGTACCCGCGCCATTAAACCCGATGAAGACCTGCGCGCTGGCCGCTGGTGGTGGGAGCAGCGCGATACCGTTGAGTGTGGTTTACACGCCACCAATTTAGAACACTCTCAGCATTAA
- the cysG gene encoding siroheme synthase CysG, with protein sequence MTDTALFPLFANLAKRPVLVVGAGEIAERKIHLLLKSQALITVVAHHASEQVQRWHAAQQITWLQRDYKARDLDQVYLAVAATNNRSLNAQIADDAEARFRLVNVVDDAELSSYQVPAIVDRAPLTIAISSAGAAPMMARYVRAKLETLLDESLADITQLLQQYRQAIQQQFPELEARRAFYDWVIDGPVAQAVQAAQWNTACQRLEAALQQPRLPSTGQVILVGAGSGDPGLLTLHGLRALNQADVILYDRLVSDEILELARRDATQVYVGKKVGEDHHATQARIHQLMLDYVAQGLTVVRLKGGDAFVFGRGGEELSVLRAHQVPYRVVPGITAALACGAYSGIPLTHREYAQGVQLITGHQQANSQPVSLVSSSEDQTLVVYMGLQQIVAFSQRLLAEGRAAETSCALIENGSRPNQRVLLGELAQIPQLATEHAFKAPSLLVVGDVAALAAELHWFGELIVVDSVC encoded by the coding sequence ATGACTGACACTGCGTTATTTCCTTTATTTGCCAACTTAGCTAAGCGTCCAGTACTGGTCGTGGGGGCGGGTGAAATTGCCGAGCGTAAAATCCACTTATTACTTAAAAGTCAGGCGTTGATTACAGTGGTGGCCCATCACGCCAGTGAGCAAGTGCAGCGCTGGCATGCGGCTCAGCAAATCACTTGGTTGCAACGCGATTATAAAGCGAGAGACTTAGATCAAGTGTATTTAGCTGTGGCGGCGACCAATAACCGCAGTCTTAACGCACAAATTGCCGATGATGCAGAGGCGCGTTTTCGCTTAGTTAATGTGGTGGATGATGCTGAATTATCCAGTTATCAGGTTCCTGCGATTGTTGATCGGGCGCCCTTAACGATTGCCATTTCTTCCGCTGGGGCTGCGCCGATGATGGCGCGTTATGTGCGCGCTAAGTTGGAAACATTATTGGATGAGTCTTTGGCTGACATTACTCAGTTACTGCAGCAGTATCGCCAGGCAATTCAGCAACAGTTTCCAGAGCTAGAAGCACGCCGTGCTTTTTATGATTGGGTGATTGACGGACCAGTGGCGCAAGCAGTGCAGGCCGCGCAGTGGAACACCGCTTGCCAGCGTTTAGAGGCGGCTTTGCAGCAGCCACGACTGCCTAGTACAGGGCAGGTGATTTTAGTCGGGGCAGGTTCAGGTGATCCTGGTTTATTGACCTTGCATGGATTGCGCGCACTGAATCAGGCGGATGTGATTTTGTATGATCGCTTGGTGAGTGATGAAATTTTAGAGCTAGCTCGGCGTGATGCTACCCAAGTTTATGTCGGAAAAAAGGTAGGTGAAGATCACCACGCGACCCAAGCCCGAATACATCAGTTGATGCTGGATTATGTGGCCCAAGGTTTAACCGTGGTGCGGCTGAAAGGGGGCGATGCCTTTGTTTTTGGTCGTGGCGGCGAAGAGCTGAGCGTACTAAGAGCGCATCAGGTGCCGTATCGGGTAGTCCCTGGAATTACCGCTGCCTTGGCCTGCGGTGCTTACAGTGGGATTCCTTTAACCCACCGTGAATATGCCCAAGGCGTGCAGTTAATTACTGGGCATCAACAGGCAAATAGTCAGCCAGTGAGTTTGGTCAGCAGTTCTGAGGATCAAACGCTGGTGGTATACATGGGATTACAGCAGATTGTAGCTTTTAGCCAACGTTTGCTAGCCGAAGGTCGTGCCGCCGAGACAAGCTGTGCCTTGATTGAAAATGGTTCGCGGCCAAATCAACGGGTGTTATTGGGAGAGTTAGCGCAGATCCCCCAGCTGGCTACAGAACATGCCTTTAAAGCGCCTTCATTATTGGTGGTCGGCGACGTTGCGGCATTGGCGGCAGAATTGCATTGGTTTGGAGAGCTAATAGTTGTTGATTCAGTATGCTAG
- the pdxR gene encoding MocR-like pyridoxine biosynthesis transcription factor PdxR, which produces MIKHAQLETVKTWLNHPDYAKYPLYLRIQRALRQLIVDGSLAANKALPATRALAKSLSVSRDTVENAYSLLHAEGYIERRMGSGSFVAPVPALNKPQKSRSLTNQTPNPSKLSQRGQLMIADRGLREVLVPKPFAPGVPETRLFPLSLWARLERQVIKEHSFQALQRCDSQGILALRQVIADYVNLERGAHASAERVLILTSSQQAISLCAQLLLDAGDKIIMENPMYQGARSAFNSAGVTICPISVDQQGIQAELFANQGKGAKAVFLTPSHQYPTGVTLSLERRLALIEWAQQQQAWIIEDDYDSEFHYASKPTACVQGLDSYQRTIYIGTFTKSLFPGLRIGYMILPPSLVLPMTTARTLQDGHNATISQLTLARFIENGHFGAYIRQMRLVYAKRLAYLQQCLASELSEYLIPSNPLGGMQIFCELRLPIDEDQVIALAKQQRIELTKLSSLYLNHDQKSGFLLGFAAYTTNEIYLAVQALKTIFADIVHSAEI; this is translated from the coding sequence TTGATTAAGCACGCCCAGCTAGAAACAGTTAAAACTTGGCTCAATCATCCCGATTACGCCAAATATCCCTTATATTTACGCATTCAACGGGCATTAAGACAGCTAATCGTCGATGGCAGCCTTGCCGCCAATAAAGCCTTACCTGCCACTCGAGCCCTGGCAAAATCCTTATCGGTATCTCGCGATACAGTAGAAAATGCCTACAGTTTGCTGCATGCCGAAGGCTATATAGAACGACGCATGGGCAGCGGCAGTTTTGTCGCGCCTGTTCCAGCACTGAATAAACCCCAAAAAAGCCGCAGCCTGACTAATCAAACTCCCAATCCCTCCAAGCTCAGCCAACGCGGACAACTGATGATTGCCGATCGAGGATTGCGTGAAGTATTGGTGCCCAAACCCTTTGCCCCTGGTGTTCCAGAAACTCGCTTATTTCCACTGTCATTGTGGGCACGCTTAGAGCGTCAGGTGATCAAGGAACATAGTTTTCAAGCATTACAGCGCTGCGATTCGCAAGGCATATTAGCCTTGCGCCAAGTGATTGCTGATTACGTCAATCTAGAACGCGGCGCGCACGCCAGCGCTGAACGCGTGCTGATTCTGACCAGTTCACAACAAGCGATTAGTTTGTGTGCACAACTATTGCTAGATGCAGGCGATAAAATTATTATGGAAAACCCCATGTACCAAGGCGCGCGCAGTGCGTTTAACAGCGCTGGGGTCACTATCTGCCCGATCAGTGTCGATCAGCAAGGAATTCAAGCCGAGTTATTTGCCAACCAAGGCAAAGGCGCGAAAGCGGTATTTCTGACGCCCTCACACCAATATCCAACAGGTGTTACTTTATCCTTGGAACGTCGTTTAGCGCTGATCGAATGGGCGCAGCAACAGCAGGCGTGGATTATAGAGGACGATTACGACAGCGAATTTCACTATGCCAGCAAGCCAACAGCTTGCGTACAGGGATTAGATAGCTATCAGCGTACCATTTATATCGGTACCTTCACTAAATCGCTGTTTCCAGGGCTACGCATTGGTTACATGATTTTGCCACCAAGCTTAGTATTACCAATGACCACCGCACGTACCCTGCAAGACGGACACAACGCCACCATCAGCCAACTAACCTTGGCACGCTTTATCGAAAATGGACATTTTGGTGCTTATATTCGGCAAATGCGCTTAGTCTACGCTAAGCGTTTAGCCTATTTACAACAATGTTTAGCCAGCGAATTAAGCGAATATCTGATTCCATCCAATCCACTCGGTGGTATGCAAATCTTTTGTGAATTACGCTTGCCAATCGACGAAGATCAAGTGATTGCCTTAGCTAAACAACAACGCATCGAACTCACCAAACTCTCCTCGCTTTACCTCAATCACGATCAAAAATCCGGCTTCCTACTCGGCTTCGCCGCCTACACCACAAACGAAATATACCTTGCTGTTCAAGCCCTTAAAACAATATTTGCAGATATTGTCCATTCTGCAGAAATATAG
- the serC gene encoding 3-phosphoserine/phosphohydroxythreonine transaminase: MLTTNRPFNFSAGPGTMPQAVLDQIAADLPCWQGQGLSVMEISHRSDHFMAIQQQAEQRLRTLLQIPQNFKVLFLQGGGSGANAAVVLNLAKNLPVTIAVTGHWSERSIQEAEKYTQVRTAFQPLTDGYLSIPEFDQWQLDNSSAYLHLCSNETVDGVEFSELPDLAALGLDIPLVVDCSSDIASRAIDWSRVGVAFAGAQKNLGPAGLTIFIVCEDLLGQALPICPSVLDFTLQAQHDSMYNTPPTWAIYVAGLMFEWLLQQREGQLQGVAAMQQRNQRKAQRLYQTLDQSGFYRNSVAPAVRSRMNVPFFIHDSKLEPIFIQQAAEHGFLQLAGHKSLGGMRASLYNAMPEQGVIELCNFMQNFEQHYG, translated from the coding sequence ATGTTAACAACTAATCGCCCATTTAATTTTTCAGCTGGCCCCGGAACCATGCCGCAAGCGGTATTGGATCAGATTGCCGCGGATTTGCCGTGCTGGCAAGGACAGGGTTTGAGCGTAATGGAAATAAGTCACCGCAGTGACCATTTTATGGCGATACAGCAGCAAGCAGAACAGCGCTTACGTACTTTGCTGCAGATTCCGCAGAATTTTAAGGTGTTGTTTTTACAGGGCGGCGGCAGTGGTGCGAATGCAGCGGTAGTGCTCAATTTAGCTAAAAACTTACCCGTTACCATTGCCGTCACCGGACATTGGAGCGAGCGCTCGATACAGGAAGCGGAAAAGTACACTCAAGTGCGTACAGCATTTCAGCCATTAACAGATGGCTACCTAAGTATTCCTGAGTTTGATCAGTGGCAGTTAGATAACTCAAGCGCTTATTTGCATCTATGCAGCAATGAAACAGTAGATGGCGTGGAGTTTTCTGAGTTGCCTGATTTAGCGGCGCTCGGCTTAGATATTCCACTAGTGGTGGATTGCTCATCAGATATTGCGTCACGTGCGATTGATTGGTCACGAGTGGGGGTGGCATTTGCTGGCGCACAAAAGAACCTTGGACCTGCCGGCTTAACCATCTTTATCGTGTGTGAAGATTTATTAGGGCAAGCATTGCCTATCTGCCCAAGCGTTCTGGATTTTACCCTGCAAGCACAGCATGACTCGATGTACAACACACCGCCGACGTGGGCAATTTATGTTGCGGGATTGATGTTTGAGTGGTTGCTGCAGCAACGCGAAGGACAATTACAGGGTGTGGCGGCGATGCAGCAACGTAATCAGCGTAAGGCGCAGCGACTTTATCAAACCCTTGATCAGAGCGGTTTTTATCGCAACTCGGTAGCACCCGCGGTACGTTCGCGCATGAACGTGCCATTTTTCATTCACGATTCAAAGCTTGAACCAATTTTTATTCAGCAAGCGGCTGAACATGGTTTTTTGCAGCTAGCAGGGCATAAATCGTTGGGTGGAATGCGCGCCAGTTTATATAACGCGATGCCCGAACAGGGCGTGATTGAACTTTGCAACTTTATGCAGAATTTTGAGCAACATTATGGCTAG
- a CDS encoding YggS family pyridoxal phosphate-dependent enzyme — protein sequence MPNSADTSHSLHGTYAKANSIEDFVSNFRRVEQRIVEACLRVGRDPQSVRLLPVSKTFAEEDLRLAYAAGCRDFGENKVQEAQRKAENMQDLEDIRWSVIGHLQTNKAKYVARFASEFQALDNLKVAATLDKCLAQQGRCLDVFVQVNTSNEASKYGISPEELIPFVEQLQAFKQLRITGLMTLAIFSTDVQQVRACFQRLRELRSLLHQQLASSSQIDQLSMGMSGDFEIAIEEGATVVRVGQAIFGARATPDAYYWPTQENN from the coding sequence ATGCCTAATTCAGCGGATACCAGCCACTCGTTACATGGCACCTACGCTAAAGCCAATAGCATCGAGGACTTTGTTAGCAACTTTCGACGAGTTGAACAGCGCATTGTCGAAGCTTGCTTGCGTGTTGGGCGTGATCCTCAAAGCGTGCGCTTATTACCCGTTAGCAAGACCTTTGCTGAAGAAGATTTAAGACTAGCATACGCTGCAGGTTGCCGCGATTTTGGTGAAAACAAAGTACAGGAAGCCCAGCGCAAAGCAGAAAATATGCAAGACCTAGAAGATATTCGTTGGTCGGTGATTGGGCACTTGCAGACTAATAAAGCTAAATATGTGGCGCGCTTTGCTAGCGAGTTTCAGGCGCTAGATAACTTAAAAGTAGCAGCTACCTTAGATAAATGCCTTGCACAGCAAGGGCGCTGTTTAGACGTGTTTGTGCAGGTTAACACCTCAAATGAAGCCAGTAAATACGGCATATCTCCCGAGGAGCTAATTCCTTTTGTGGAGCAGTTACAAGCCTTCAAGCAGCTACGTATCACAGGATTAATGACTTTGGCAATTTTTTCTACCGATGTACAACAAGTACGTGCGTGTTTTCAGCGTTTGCGCGAATTACGTAGTTTGCTCCATCAGCAACTGGCTTCGAGTAGTCAGATTGATCAACTTTCGATGGGCATGTCAGGCGATTTTGAGATTGCTATTGAAGAAGGCGCAACCGTGGTGCGAGTAGGGCAAGCGATCTTTGGCGCGCGTGCAACACCGGATGCTTATTACTGGCCAACTCAAGAGAATAATTAA